Proteins found in one Odocoileus virginianus isolate 20LAN1187 ecotype Illinois unplaced genomic scaffold, Ovbor_1.2 Unplaced_Contig_23, whole genome shotgun sequence genomic segment:
- the ZFTRAF1 gene encoding zinc finger TRAF-type-containing protein 1 isoform X7, with translation MAPRPGGEWSSALSHLALGVVSLHAALSTAQANRGAAAGFLLQALAAATMLASGLGTDEDCLAGTWVATVIGLPLLAFDFHWVNGDCSSANLLLGGGMVLAVAGDHLGAEGRSVAGQAVVLVVAVTILIVAVFTTNSYGMWGGVMLGAAGLLSRLEEDRLLLLLPKEDICRWALAGGSWAYHRALHTQRLQWE, from the exons ATGGCCCCCAGGCCAGGGGGCGAGTGGAGCTCCGCCCTGTCCCACCTGGCGCTGGGAGTAGTGTCTCTGCACGCAGCCCTGAGCACTGCCCAG GCAAATCGAGGGGCCGCTGCTGGTTTCTTGCTCCAGGCCCTGGCCGCCGCCACCATGCTGGCTTCAGGGCTGGGCACGGATGAAGACTGTCTTGCTGGAACCTGGGTGGCCACTGTCATTGGCCTGCCCCTTCTGGCCTTCGACTTCCACTGGGTGAATGGGGACTGCTCCTCCGCCAACCTGCTTCTAGGAGGAGGCATGGTGCTGGCAGTGGCTGGTGACCACCTTGGTGCTGAGGGCCGCTCTGTGGCTGGTCAGGCAGTGGTGCTGGTGGTCGCAGTGACTATCCTCATTGTGGCCGTTTTCACAACCAACTCTTATGGAATGTGGGGGGGTGTGATGCTGGGTGCTGCAGGTCTTCTGAGCCGGCTGGAGGAGgacagactgctgctgctgctgccaaagGAGGACATCTGTCGCTGGGCCCTGGCCGGGGGCAGCTGGGCCTACCACCGGGCCCTGCACACACAGCGCCTACAGTGGGAGTGA